One Larus michahellis chromosome 20, bLarMic1.1, whole genome shotgun sequence genomic window carries:
- the ANK1 gene encoding ankyrin-1 isoform X5, translating into MAQAAKQLKKIKDIEAQALQEQKEKEESNRKRRNRSRDRKKKADAATSFLRAARSGNLDKALDHLRNGVDINTCNQNGLNALHLASKEGHVKMVVELLHKEIVLETTTKKGNTALHIAALAGQQDVVRELVNYGANVNAQSQKGFTPLYMAAQENHLEVVKFLLENGANQNVATEDGFTPLAVALQQGHENVVAHLINYGTKGKVRLPALHIAARNDDTRTAAVLLQNDPNADVLSKTGFTPLHIAAHYENLSVAQLLLNRGASVNFTPQNGITPLHIASRRGNIIMVRLLLDRGAQIETRTKDELTPLHCAARNGHVRIAEILLDHGAPIQAKTKNGLSPIHMAAQGDHLDCVRLLLQYSAEIDDITLDHLTPLHVAAHCGHHRVAKLLVEKGAKPNSRALNGFTPLHIACKKNHIRVMELLLKTGASIDAVTESGLTPLHVAAFMGHLPIVKTLLQRGASPNVSNVKVETPLHMAARAGHTDVAKYLLQNKAKVNAKAKDDQTPLHCAARIGHTAMAKLLLENNANSNLATTAGHTPLHITAREGHVDTALALLEKGASQTCMTKKGFTPLHVAAKYGKVDVAELLLAHDAHPNAAGKNGLTPLHVAVHHNNLEIVKLLLPKGSSPHSSAWNGYTPLHIAAKQNQMEVASSLLQYGASANAESVQGVTPLHLASQEGHADMVALLFSKQANGDLGNKSGLTPLHLVAQEGHVLVADVLVKHGVTVDATTRMGYTPLHVASHYGNIKLVKFLLQHQADVNAKTKLGYTPLHQAAQQGHTDVVTLLLKHGASPNEISTNGTTPLAIAKRLGYISVTDVLKIVTEETDIPSVGDKHRMSFPETVDEILDVSEDEEEELIAPKPRTLDSRDQEGKREMLEFMTTTTLEQTMESPAVLQVPCVPPETVVTRAEETEQVGPVETEAEQVSLLHAPSVSPQEPSKEFDEDSLIPSSPATETSDNISPVASPVHTGFLVSFMVDARGGSMRGSRHHGLRVVIPPRACAAPTRITCRLVKPQKLPAPPSLAEEEGLASRIIALGPAGAQFLSPVIVEIPHFASYGRGDRELVVLRNENGSVWKEHRNRYEESYMDQLLNGMDEELESLEELEKKRVCRIITTDFPLYFVVMSRICQDCDQIGPEGGCLKSTLVPMVQATFPDTAVTKGVRLALQAQPVPDELVTKLLGNQATFSPIVTVEPRRRKFHRPIGLRIPLPPSWKDNPRDSGEGDTTSLRLLCSVIGGTDQAQWEDITGTTKLVYENECANFTTNVSARFWLADCPRTAEAVHFATMLYKELTAVPYMAKFVVFAKMNDSREGRLRCYCMTDDKIDKTLEQHENFTEVARSRDIEVVEGMPLHVELSGNLVPVKKATQPRTFLFQSFRENRLAIPIKVRDSSREASGSLSFLRKAMKYEDLQHVLCHLNISIPPCTKGSGSEERRRTLTPLSLRERYSILSETSFGSLSSTDKADQKMVDIAEQLGLSWAELARELQFGVDDINRIRVENPNSLLEQSIALLNLWVSREGKSVKIESLYTALRNIDRSEIINTLEGSGRQSRSLKGSWRYTDRDYSLSPSQMNGYASLQDELLSPASLHYTLPSPLRADQYWNEVAIMDAIPMAATEQDALMEMSDMQVWSSGLTPSLVTAEDSSLECSKAEDSDATSEGRFPGQLLADAHGPDHMGSMDLVEDDTVDSDAMNGLIDLLEQEEGPRPEGKTPASDHQPGTGEQDLESEVSFVSVQQKVQARITASPPVSHIVEKSTDRLRDWNAEGSFISCLQDLTAGSWQEGVTRRLLPMHTTASGAQGQEQEQVLAPAVELMRVSSAEDSDWQPQHPTGGWQEEADSRFFGQGNEVLHLPGEQVTEEQFTDDQGNIITKKVIRKVVRQLGPGDTDDRQEQEELILEGSLQEPQDLEAEDDHFMKYSILHRDGLGAKDLTSTPNH; encoded by the exons gccgACGCTGCAACCAGTTTCTTGAGAGCTGCAAGATCCGGGAATCTGGACAAAGCCTTGGATCACCTCAGGAATGGGGTAGATATTAACACCTGCAACCAG aaTGGGCTGAACGCCTTGCACCTGGCCTCCAAGGAGGGCCATGTGAAAAtggtggtggagctgctgcaCAAGGAGATCGTTTTGGAGACAACGACCAAG AAGGGAAACACAGCCCTGCACATTGCTGCCCTGGCTGGACAACAGGACGTGGTCCGGGAACTAGTGAACTACGGGGCCAACGTCAATGCGCAGTCACAG AAAGGCTTCACACCCCTCTACATGGCAGCACAGGAAAACCACCTGGAAGTTGTCAAGTTCTTGCTGGAAAATGGAGCCAACCAGAATGTAGCCACAGAG GATGGCTTCACGCCACTTGCTGTGGCTCTGCAACAAGGGCATGAGAACGTGGTTGCTCACCTTATCAACTATGGGACAAAGGGTAAGGTCCGCCTGCCTGCCCTGCACATTGCAGCCCGCAACGATGACACTCgcacagctgctgtgctgctgcagaatgACCCCAATGCTGATGTCCTCTCCAAG ACTGGATTTACCCCCTTGCACATTGCAGCCCACTATGAGAATCTCAGTGTGGCCCAGTTACTGCTGAACCGTGGAGCCAGTGTTAACTTCACACCCCAG AATGGGATCACTCCACTGCACATAGCCTCCCGTCGGGGCAACATCATCATGGTACGGCTGCTGCTGGACCGTGGGGCCCAGATAGAGACGAGGACCAAG GATGAGCTGACCCCTCTCCACTGTGCAGCTCGCAATGGACACGTGCGAATTGCAGAGATCCTGCTGGACCACGGGGCTCCCATTCAAGCCAAAACCAAG AACGGCTTGTCGCCGATCCACATGGCAGCACAGGGCGACCACCTGGACTGTGTACGCCTGCTCCTGCAGTACAGCGCCGAGATCGACGACATCACCCTGGACCACCTAACGCCGCTGCACGTGGCCGCACACTGCGGGCACCACCGGGTGGCCAAGCTGCTGGTGGAGAAGGGGGCCAAGCCCAACTCCCGAGCCCTG aATGGCTTCACACCCCTCCATATCGCCTGCAAGAAGAACCACATccgggtgatggagctgctgctgaagacgGGTGCTTCCATCGATGCCGTCACGGAG TCCGGCCTGACCCCCCTGCATGTGGCCGCCTTCATGGGGCACCTGCCCATCGTCAAGACCCTGCTGCAGCGTGGAGCCTCTCCAAATGTGTCCAATGTG AAAGTAGAGACGCCCCTACACATGgcagccagagctgggcacaCGGATGTGGCAAAGTACCTGCTGCAGAACAAAGCCAAAGTCAATGCCAAGGCCAAG GATGACCAGACTCCTCTGCACTGTGCTGCACGCATCGGCCATACTGCCATGGCCAAACTCCTGCTGGAGAACAACGCCAACTCCAACCTGGCCACAACAGCGGGGCACACGCCCCTGCACATCACCGCCAGAGAGGGGCATGTGGACACAGCCCTGGCCCTGTTGGAGAAGGGGGCCTCACAGACCTGCATGACCAAG AAAGGATTTACCCCTCTCCACGTTGCAGCCAAGTACGGGAAGGTGGatgtggcagagctgctgctggcacatGACGCTCACCCCAATGCAGCAGGGAAG aACGGCCTGACCCCACTGCACGTGGCTGTCCACCACAACAACCTGGAGATCGTCAAGCTGCTGCTTCCCAAGGGGAGCTCCCCGCACAGCTCAGCCTGG AATGGGTACACCCCCCTGCACATCGCTGCCAAGCAAAACCAGATGGAGGTGGCCAGCAGCTTGCTGCAGTACGGGGCTTCTGCAAACGCGGAGTCTGTGCAGGGAGTCACCCCACTACACCTGGCTTCCCAGGAAGGGCATGCGGACATGGTGGCACTGCTGTTCTCCAAACAAGCCAATGGCGACCTAGGCAACAAG AGTGGCCTGACTCCTCTCCATCTCGTGGCCCAAGAGGGGCATGTGCTGGTTGCTGATGTTCTGGTGAAACACGGAGTCACGGTGGACGCAACAACCAGG ATGGGCTATACCCCGCTGCATGTGGCCAGCCACTATGGGAACATCAAGCTGGTGAAGTTTTTGCTGCAGCATCAGGCTGATGTCAATGCCAAGACTAAG CTGGGATACACCCCTCTGCACCAAGCGGCGCAGCAGGGACACACAGACGTCGTGACACTGCTGCTGAAGCACGGTGCCTCTCCCAATGAGATCAGCACA AATGGCACCACTCCTCTGGCCATTGCAAAGCGGCTTGGCTACATCTCCGTCACAGATGTGCTCAAGATTGTCACAGAGGAAACTGACATCCCG TCAGTCGGTGACAAGCACCGCATGAGCTTCCCGGAGACTGTAGACGAGATTCTGGACGTGTCGGAGGACGAAG AGGAGGAGCTGATTGCACCAAAGCCCAGGACACTTGATTCCAGGGACCAGGAGGGCAAGAGGGAGATGCTAGAGTTTATGACCACAACGACACTGGAGCAAAC GATGGAGTCTCCAGCGGTCCTGCAGGTCCCCTGTGTCCCACCTGAGACTGTGGTGACCAGAGCAGAGGAGACTGAGCAGGTAGGACCTGTGGAGACAGAAGCTGAGCAAGTCAGCCTGCTGCATGCGCCCTCGGTGTCCCCACAGGAG CCCTCCAAGGAGTTCGATGAGGACTCCCTGATCCCCAGCAGCCCCGCCACTGAGACATCAGATAACATCAGCCCGGTGGCCAGCCCCGTGCACACAGG GTTCCTGGTCAGCTTCATGGTGGATGCCCGTGGCGGCTCCATGCGGGGCAGCCGGCACCATGGACTGCGCGTGGTCATCCCGCCCCGTGCCTGCGCAGCGCCGACCCGCATCACCTGCCGCCTGGTGAAGCCCCAAAAGCTGCCTGCACCCCCATCGCTGGCTGAGGAGGAGGGTCTGGCCAGCCGGATCATTGCCCTGGGGCCCGCTGGCGCCCAGTTCCTCAG CCCCGTCATTGTGGAAATCCCGCACTTTGCCTCGTATGGGCGCGGAGACCGCGAGCTGGTGGTGTTGCGCAACGAGAACGGCTCTGTCTGGAAGGAGCACCGCAACCGCTATGAGGAGAGCTACATGGACCAGCTGCTCAACGGCATGGATGAGG AGCTGGagagcctggaggagctggagaagaagaGGGTCTGCCGCATCATCACCACCGACTTCCCTCTCTACTTCGTGGTCATGTCCCGGATTTGCCAGGACTGTGATCAGATTGGCCCGGAGGGAGGATGTTTGAAAAGCACACTGGTGCCCATGGTACAGGCCACTTTCCCAGACACCGCCGTCACCAAGGGAGTGAGGCTGGCCCTGCAG GCGCAGCCCGTGCCCGATGAGTTGGTGACCAAGCTGCTGGGGAACCAGGCAACCTTCAGCCCCATTGTCACGGTGGAGCCACGCCGGAGGAAGTTCCACCGCCCCATCGGCCTCCGCATCCCACTGCCACCATCCTGGAAGGACAATCCTCGAGACAGTGGCGAGGGTGACACCACCAGCCTGCGCCTGCTCTGCAGTGTGATCG gagggacaGACCAAGCCCAGTGGGAAGACATAACAGGCACCACAAAGTTGGTCTATGAAAACGAGTGTGCTAACTTTACCACCAACGTGTCCGCCAG GTTCTGGCTGGCCGACTGCCCGCGCACAGCCGAGGCCGTGCACTTCGCCACGATGTTGTACAAGGAGCTGACGGCTGTGCCCTACATGGCCAAATTCGTGGTGTTTGCCAAGATGAATGATTCACGGGAAGGCCGGCTGCGCTGCTACTGCATGACTGATGACAAGATTGACAAGACTTTAGAGCAGCATGAAAACTTCACTGAGGTGGCTCGCAGCAGGGACATTGAG gtGGTGGAGGGGATGCCATTGCATGTCGAGCTCTCAGGGAACCTGGTGCCTGTCAAGAAGGCCACTCAGCCCCGCACCTTCCTCTTCCAGTCCTTCCGGGAGAATCGTCTCGCCATCCCCATCAAG GTTCGGGACAGCAGCCGGGAAGCCAGTGGCTCCCTGTCTTTCTTGCGCAAGGCCATGAAGTATGAGGACCTCCAGCATGTGCTCTGCCACCTGAACATCAGCATACCACCCTGCACTAAG GGAAGCGGCAGTGAGGAGCGGAGGAGGACACTGACGCCGTTGTCTCTGCGGGAGCGATACAGCATCCTAAGTGAGACCAGTTTCG GCTCTCTGAGCAGCACAGACAAGGCAGACCAGAAGATGGTAGACATAGCAGAACAGCTGGGCCTCAGCTGGGCCG AGCTGGCACGTGAGCTGCAGTTTGGGGTGGATGACATCAACAGGATACGTGTGGAGAACCCCAACTCCCTACTGGAGCAGAGCATAGCCTTACTCAACCTCTGGGTCAGCCGTGAGGGCAAGAGTGTCAAGA TCGAGAGTCTGTACACAGCGCTGAGGAACATCGACCGCAGCGAGATTATCAACACGCTGGAGGGCTCCGGCCGGCAGAGCCGCAGCCTGAAGGGCAGCTGGCGCTACACGGACAGAGACTACTCCCTCTCGCCGTCCCAGATGAATG GTTACGCTTCGCTGCAGGATGAGCTGCTGTCCCCCGCCTCCCTGCATTACACGCTGCCATCCCCGCTGCGTGCCGACCAGTACTGGAATGAGGTGGCCATCATGGATGCTATCCCCATGGCTGCCACCGAGCAGGACGCCCTGATGGAGATGTCCGACATGCAGGTGTGGTCCTCGGGGCTCACCCCCTCACTGGTGACTGCTGAGGACTCCTCTCTGGAGTGCAGCAAGGCCGAGGACTCAGATGCCACAAGTGAAGGCCGGTTCCCGGGGCAGCTTCTGGCAGATGCACATGGCCCGGACCACATGGGCTCTATGGACCTGGTTGAGGATGACACAGTGGACTCAGATGCCATGAATGGCCTGATTGACCTTCTAGAGCAGGAGGAGGGGCCGAGGCCAGAGGGGAAGACGCCAGCCAGTGATCACCAGCCAGGGACCGGGGAGCAGGACCTGGAGAGTGAAGTCTCTTTTGTTTCAGTTCAGCAGAAGGTGCAAGCCAGGATCACGGCATCACCTCCCGTTAGCCACATCGTGGAGAAGAGCACAGACAG GCTGAGGGACTGGAATGCAGAAGGCTCCTTTATCTCCTGCCTACAGGACCTGACAGCGGGCTCCTGGCAGGAGGGGGTCACCCGAAGGCTGCTCCCGATGCACACCACGGCCTCTGGGGCACAGGGCCAGGAGCAAGAGCAGGTCCTGGCACCAGCTGTGGAGCTGATGCGGGTCAGCTCCGCAGAGGACAGCGactggcagccccagcaccccacaggcggctggcaggaggaggcagacagCCGCTTCTTTGGCCAG GGAAACGAAGTCCTTCATCTCCCTGGAGAGCAGGTCACTGAGGAGCAGTTCACAGATGATCAAGGCAATATCATCACCAAGAAG GTCATCCGGAAGGTGGTGCGTCAGCTGGGCCCTGGTGACACGGAtgacaggcaggagcaggaggagctgattCTGGAGGGCTCTCTGCAGGAGCCCCAAGACCTGGAGGCTGAGGACGATCACTTCATGAAATACTCCATCCTGCACCGGGACGGTCTGGGGGCCAAG GATCTCACCTCAACACCAAACCACTGA